In one Nodosilinea sp. FACHB-141 genomic region, the following are encoded:
- the urtD gene encoding urea ABC transporter ATP-binding protein UrtD, with product MSTKVLEIKDVTVSFDGFKAINNLNFSMDEGELRVIIGPNGAGKTTFLDVISGKTKPTEGVAYFKGQDLRKYKEHEISRLGIGRKFQTPRVYLNLTPRENLDLSCNRNKNVFSTLFKKAPSAEKRTVGGLLETIGLDHKADIPAALLSHGEKQWLEIGMLVAQSPDLLLVDEPVAGLTDEETEQTGKLLMSLAESHSIVVIEHDMEFVRQIARQVTVLHQGSVLFEGTMDQVQTDPKVIEVYLGKETGLTPEQMLLLRIAATMAWADDNFADVQQALILDRLSRKFAHAPEEQAELRSDLQNLLATEIPLEDLVPQLTTQAQREEALMLSYEVISSNQINQTEAIVYQKLLNLLSLPPETVSRLEAAALEELAARG from the coding sequence ATGAGCACCAAAGTCCTAGAGATTAAAGACGTCACGGTCAGCTTTGATGGGTTTAAGGCCATCAACAACCTCAACTTCAGCATGGATGAGGGCGAACTGCGGGTGATCATCGGCCCCAACGGCGCGGGCAAAACCACCTTCTTGGACGTAATCAGCGGCAAAACCAAACCCACCGAGGGCGTAGCCTACTTCAAAGGTCAAGATCTGCGCAAATACAAAGAACACGAAATCTCTCGTCTGGGCATTGGTCGCAAGTTTCAAACTCCCCGCGTCTACCTCAACCTCACCCCCCGCGAAAACCTCGACCTCTCCTGCAATCGCAATAAAAACGTCTTCTCCACGCTGTTCAAAAAGGCCCCGTCCGCCGAAAAGCGCACTGTGGGCGGCCTGCTCGAAACCATTGGCCTCGACCACAAAGCCGACATCCCCGCCGCGCTGCTTTCCCACGGCGAGAAGCAGTGGCTTGAGATCGGCATGCTGGTGGCCCAGTCGCCCGACCTGCTGCTGGTAGATGAGCCGGTGGCGGGCCTCACCGACGAAGAGACCGAGCAGACCGGCAAGCTGCTGATGTCGCTGGCCGAAAGCCACTCCATCGTGGTGATTGAGCACGATATGGAGTTTGTGCGCCAGATTGCCCGTCAGGTTACCGTGCTGCACCAGGGCAGCGTGCTCTTTGAAGGCACCATGGACCAGGTGCAGACCGACCCCAAGGTGATTGAGGTCTACCTGGGCAAAGAAACCGGTCTCACCCCCGAGCAAATGCTGCTGCTGCGCATTGCCGCCACCATGGCCTGGGCCGACGACAACTTCGCCGATGTGCAGCAGGCGCTAATTCTCGATCGCCTCAGCCGCAAGTTTGCCCACGCTCCCGAAGAGCAGGCTGAGCTGCGCAGCGATCTCCAAAACCTGCTAGCCACCGAAATTCCCCTAGAAGACCTAGTACCTCAGCTCACTACCCAAGCCCAGCGAGAAGAAGCCCTCATGCTCAGCTACGAGGTAATTAGCTCGAACCAGATCAATCAAACCGAGGCCATAGTCTACCAAAAACTGCTGAATTTGCTCAGTTTGCCTCCCGAGACCGTCAGCCGCTTAGAAGCCGCCGCCTTAGAGGAACTAGCTGCGCGGGGGTAG
- the urtB gene encoding urea ABC transporter permease subunit UrtB: protein MLEGLISGLFNGISIGAVLLIVALGLAIVFGLMGVINLAHGELMMFGAYTTFVVQNAAKSIGGIAPDLYIFAALPLAFLVAALLGLLLERTVIRYLYGRPLETLLATWGVSLILIQFIRSVSLPMVIGLGIFGVLFLVGRWVLTRYTDWERIQAWANPVFLGLSAAIAVLAWILIGNAGSTKFSRAWFSTRNVDVTPPSWLRGGITLGDSLQFPSARLFIIVLTILCLVAVYWFLNGTAWGLRIRSVTQNRGMSACLGIPTGQVDAITFALGSGLAGIAGCAVTLLGSVGPNLGANYIVDAFMVVVVGGVGKLVGSIVAALVIGITTYLVGSGTMALLFPPTGFFKPAFDFFTFFATTSMAKVMVFALIIAFLQVRPAGLFPPKGRSVEL from the coding sequence GTGTTGGAAGGCTTAATTAGTGGCCTTTTTAATGGCATTAGCATTGGTGCGGTGCTGTTGATTGTGGCATTGGGCTTAGCGATCGTGTTTGGCTTGATGGGGGTCATTAATCTGGCCCACGGCGAACTGATGATGTTTGGGGCTTACACCACATTTGTGGTGCAAAATGCGGCTAAAAGCATTGGGGGGATTGCTCCTGATCTATACATATTTGCGGCCCTGCCTCTGGCGTTTTTGGTGGCGGCTTTACTGGGCTTGCTGCTAGAGCGAACGGTGATTCGTTATCTCTATGGACGTCCCCTAGAAACGCTGTTGGCCACTTGGGGGGTGAGCCTGATTTTGATTCAGTTCATCCGCAGCGTCAGCCTGCCGATGGTGATTGGCCTGGGTATTTTTGGGGTGTTGTTTTTAGTTGGTCGTTGGGTGCTGACGCGCTACACCGACTGGGAGCGCATTCAAGCCTGGGCCAACCCGGTGTTTTTGGGGCTGTCGGCGGCGATCGCGGTGCTGGCCTGGATTTTGATCGGCAATGCTGGCAGTACTAAGTTCTCGCGGGCCTGGTTTAGCACCCGCAACGTGGATGTCACGCCGCCCAGCTGGCTGCGGGGGGGCATCACCCTGGGCGATTCGCTGCAGTTTCCCTCTGCCCGACTGTTCATTATTGTGCTCACCATTCTTTGCTTGGTGGCAGTCTATTGGTTCCTCAACGGCACCGCCTGGGGGCTGCGAATCCGCTCTGTGACTCAGAATCGAGGCATGAGTGCCTGCTTGGGCATTCCCACCGGGCAAGTGGATGCGATTACGTTTGCTCTGGGGTCTGGACTGGCGGGGATAGCCGGGTGCGCGGTGACGCTACTGGGCTCGGTAGGCCCTAACCTGGGGGCCAACTACATCGTTGATGCCTTCATGGTGGTTGTAGTTGGTGGGGTTGGCAAACTGGTGGGCAGCATTGTGGCAGCACTAGTGATTGGCATCACGACCTATCTGGTGGGGTCGGGCACCATGGCGCTGCTGTTTCCGCCGACGGGATTCTTTAAGCCTGCGTTTGACTTCTTCACCTTTTTTGCCACGACGAGCATGGCCAAGGTGATGGTGTTTGCGTTGATTATCGCCTTTTTGCAGGTGCGGCCCGCTGGGCTGTTCCCGCCGAAGGGCCGTTCGGTGGAGCTATAG
- the bioD gene encoding dethiobiotin synthase has translation MVSLNALLVAGTDTEVGKTVLTSALLAYWQQHRPDQAPAVLKPFQSGVGDRELYQRLFFPNTSLEAITPQYFDAPLAPPLAAALEGRSVDLTSAWRSLETATQQHPWVLVEGLGGLGSPVTYELTVADLAAAWHLPVVLVVPVKLGAIAQAIANVALARQNALDLRGIVLNCSQPYTAEQIEQWAPAGLIASLAQTPVLGTLPYLPAPESLTALAAAAANLELEAL, from the coding sequence ATGGTTTCTTTGAATGCGCTGCTAGTTGCCGGTACCGACACCGAAGTGGGTAAAACTGTTCTCACCAGCGCTCTATTAGCCTACTGGCAGCAGCATCGGCCAGACCAAGCTCCGGCGGTGCTAAAGCCGTTTCAGTCGGGGGTGGGCGATCGCGAGCTGTACCAGCGCCTCTTTTTCCCTAACACCAGTCTGGAGGCCATTACGCCCCAGTACTTTGACGCACCTCTGGCCCCACCCCTGGCCGCTGCCCTAGAGGGCCGATCCGTGGATCTCACCTCGGCCTGGCGCTCTTTGGAAACCGCTACCCAGCAACACCCCTGGGTACTGGTAGAAGGGCTGGGGGGGCTGGGGTCGCCGGTTACCTATGAACTCACCGTGGCGGATCTGGCGGCGGCTTGGCACCTGCCGGTGGTGTTGGTGGTGCCGGTTAAGCTGGGGGCGATCGCCCAGGCGATCGCCAACGTGGCCCTGGCTCGGCAAAACGCCCTCGACCTCCGGGGCATTGTGCTCAACTGTTCTCAGCCCTATACCGCTGAGCAGATCGAGCAGTGGGCGCCAGCGGGGCTGATTGCCAGTCTGGCTCAGACCCCTGTGCTGGGAACGCTGCCCTACCTGCCGGCCCCAGAGTCACTGACAGCCCTGGCAGCAGCGGCGGCCAATCTGGAGTTAGAGGCACTCTAA
- the urtC gene encoding urea ABC transporter permease subunit UrtC, with protein sequence MTTDIAVQPRRAAKASQKRKLMIEAIAVIAIALILILIMPMLLTGFRLNLLGRFLALGIVALGIDLIWGFTGLLSLGHGIFFGLGGYAFAMYLELNTLGEGQLPEFFGLYGVTELPWFWQPFNSLPFTLLAIFTIPAIVAGLLGYLVFRNRIRGVYFSILTQAALVVFFNLFNGQQKLINGTNGLKTSTSVFMGQQVGSDGMRMFFYISTVIALIAMYALCRWLTSGRFGRMLVAIRDDENRVRFSGYDPTAFKVLVFAVSGAIAGIAGALYTVQSGIISPQVMDIAFSIEMVIWVAVGGRATLVGAVLGAVLVNMARSLLSERFPDVWLFFQGALFLIVVTALPDGIIGWGRRQFGSAVSSALGLTPTDVPYASDSDSVVEAVPEFAEK encoded by the coding sequence ATGACTACAGATATTGCCGTTCAACCGCGTCGGGCCGCTAAGGCCAGCCAAAAGCGCAAGTTGATGATTGAGGCGATCGCGGTTATTGCGATCGCCCTCATCCTGATTCTGATTATGCCGATGCTGCTGACGGGCTTTCGGCTGAATCTGCTGGGGCGTTTTTTGGCCCTCGGCATCGTGGCTCTAGGCATCGATTTAATCTGGGGCTTCACGGGCCTGCTCAGCCTGGGCCACGGCATCTTCTTTGGCTTAGGAGGCTATGCCTTTGCCATGTACCTGGAGTTAAACACTCTGGGCGAGGGGCAACTGCCAGAGTTTTTTGGCCTCTACGGGGTGACGGAGCTGCCCTGGTTTTGGCAGCCGTTCAACTCGCTGCCGTTTACGCTGCTGGCGATATTTACCATTCCGGCGATCGTGGCGGGGCTGCTGGGCTATTTGGTGTTCCGCAACCGCATTCGCGGGGTCTACTTCTCAATTTTGACCCAGGCCGCCCTGGTGGTGTTTTTTAACCTGTTCAATGGTCAGCAAAAGCTGATCAACGGCACCAACGGTCTCAAAACCTCTACCTCGGTGTTTATGGGCCAGCAGGTGGGCAGCGACGGCATGCGGATGTTCTTTTACATCAGCACCGTCATTGCGCTGATCGCTATGTACGCCCTCTGCCGCTGGCTTACCAGCGGGCGCTTTGGCCGCATGCTGGTGGCCATCCGCGATGACGAAAACCGGGTGCGCTTCTCAGGCTACGACCCAACGGCGTTTAAGGTGCTGGTGTTTGCGGTCTCAGGGGCGATCGCGGGTATTGCCGGTGCCCTTTACACGGTCCAGTCTGGCATTATCTCGCCCCAGGTGATGGATATCGCCTTCTCTATCGAGATGGTGATTTGGGTTGCCGTAGGCGGGCGCGCTACTCTGGTGGGCGCCGTGCTGGGTGCCGTGCTGGTGAACATGGCCCGCAGCCTGCTCAGCGAGCGCTTTCCTGACGTGTGGCTGTTCTTCCAGGGGGCGTTGTTCTTGATTGTGGTGACGGCGCTACCCGACGGCATTATTGGCTGGGGTCGCCGCCAATTTGGCTCTGCGGTTAGCTCGGCCCTAGGCCTCACCCCTACAGACGTGCCCTACGCCAGCGATAGCGATTCGGTAGTTGAAGCTGTCCCCGAGTTCGCCGAAAAGTAG
- the urtE gene encoding urea ABC transporter ATP-binding subunit UrtE codes for MTTTLPAPALQDPMTAPMLEVSGLNFYYGESHILRDVSMTIPKGQMVCLIGRNGVGKTTMLKNIMGVLRPRTGEIRFEGQVVNSFPPDRRARLGIGYVPQGREVIPRLTVRENLLIGQEALGSRGKAQKEVPEEIYELFPVLKDMLDRMGGDLSGGQQQQLAIARAIMGQPKLLVLDEPTEGIQPSIILDIEAAVKKIIRTTGISVLLVEQHLHFVRQADYYYAMQRGGIVANGPTSELTNDIIQEFLAV; via the coding sequence ATGACCACCACCCTCCCCGCCCCGGCTCTACAAGACCCCATGACCGCGCCCATGCTGGAGGTCTCGGGGCTGAACTTTTACTACGGCGAAAGCCACATTCTGCGGGATGTGAGCATGACTATCCCCAAGGGGCAGATGGTCTGCCTGATTGGCCGCAATGGCGTGGGCAAGACCACCATGCTCAAAAACATCATGGGGGTGCTGCGGCCGCGCACGGGCGAAATTCGCTTTGAGGGGCAGGTAGTGAATAGCTTTCCCCCCGATCGCCGGGCGCGGTTGGGCATTGGCTACGTGCCCCAGGGCCGAGAAGTGATTCCGCGGCTAACGGTGCGGGAGAATTTGCTGATTGGCCAAGAGGCCCTGGGCAGTCGCGGCAAGGCACAGAAAGAAGTGCCTGAGGAGATCTACGAGCTATTTCCAGTGCTGAAAGACATGCTCGATCGCATGGGGGGTGACCTCAGCGGCGGTCAGCAGCAGCAGCTGGCGATCGCCCGCGCTATCATGGGCCAGCCCAAACTGCTCGTATTAGACGAACCCACCGAAGGCATTCAACCCTCAATCATTCTCGATATTGAGGCGGCGGTGAAGAAGATCATTAGAACCACTGGTATTTCAGTGCTGCTGGTGGAGCAGCACCTGCACTTTGTGCGCCAGGCCGACTACTACTACGCCATGCAGCGGGGCGGCATCGTGGCCAATGGTCCCACCAGCGAACTCACCAACGACATTATTCAAGAGTTCTTGGCCGTGTAA
- a CDS encoding cupin domain-containing protein: MTSRFRSIDGSLFFSLRRLGWAAIAALMTLVILILSSRSSLTWADAPDANPPETTAAPFWVGADAGTTWRIFGLEIVGKVMSSQTDGAYSVVISNTPPEGGPPLHVHEHEDELFYILKGTYEFRFGDETVVANPGDFVHLPAHIPHTFRNIGSEPGMAMNTMTPGGFEQFFVEIDRLPKEQPLDRKQVAAIASRYGLQFLPESP, encoded by the coding sequence ATGACCAGCAGATTTAGATCTATTGATGGCAGCCTGTTTTTCTCGCTGCGACGCCTAGGCTGGGCTGCGATCGCCGCTCTAATGACGCTGGTTATTCTAATTTTGAGCAGTCGCTCCTCGCTCACCTGGGCAGATGCGCCCGACGCCAACCCACCTGAAACCACTGCTGCGCCTTTTTGGGTTGGGGCCGATGCTGGCACCACCTGGCGGATCTTTGGCCTAGAAATTGTAGGCAAAGTTATGAGTTCGCAGACCGATGGGGCTTACTCAGTGGTCATTAGCAATACGCCTCCTGAGGGCGGACCGCCGCTTCACGTCCATGAGCATGAGGACGAGCTGTTTTACATTCTCAAGGGCACCTATGAGTTTCGCTTTGGCGACGAAACCGTAGTCGCTAACCCAGGGGATTTTGTGCATCTACCGGCCCACATTCCCCATACCTTTCGCAACATCGGTTCAGAGCCCGGCATGGCGATGAATACCATGACCCCCGGCGGATTTGAGCAATTCTTTGTTGAGATTGACCGGCTGCCAAAGGAACAACCCCTCGATCGCAAACAAGTCGCTGCGATCGCCAGTCGCTATGGTCTACAGTTCTTGCCGGAGTCGCCGTAG
- a CDS encoding GTP-binding protein: MPPSPLLSRARQTLSQAVTRYSTAVQGSANPHQAAVKQGLGQLQALSAKLESRCLRVAVFGLVSRGKSAVINALVGESILETGPLHGVTRWPRSVYWQPEVDSDLPWQIELVDTPGLDEVGGDIRAEMAQTVANQADLILFVVAGEITQLEYDALAELQRGHKPLLLVFNKIDLYPEIDRQAVYATLNSLRAELGRDTPGAKLAVEEVVMVAASPAPLQVRVEWPDGRTSDEWEPQPPQIEPLRQALLAIVGQDGSALVALNALRHARSIEGDMVDHVSRLHSDRADETIWQFAKYKAAAVALNPIAGLDLLGGVLIDLVMIRTLARLYGFPITGHEAGRLWRAILKSSGTLLLSELGSGLLGAGKTTAALVTLVDSVSGVAALAGAMTAQASAAGYGAYTVGQAAKTYLEQGCTWGPEGVSATLAALLNDTQTSATLARLRQEVEADLVAVSTPHG, translated from the coding sequence ATGCCCCCCTCCCCCCTCCTCTCCCGCGCCCGCCAAACCCTCAGCCAGGCCGTGACTCGCTACTCCACAGCGGTCCAGGGCAGCGCCAACCCCCACCAGGCAGCGGTGAAACAGGGCTTAGGCCAGCTCCAAGCCCTCAGCGCCAAGCTAGAATCGCGCTGCCTGCGGGTGGCAGTCTTTGGCCTGGTGAGCCGAGGCAAGTCGGCGGTCATCAACGCCCTAGTGGGAGAGAGCATCCTCGAAACTGGCCCGCTGCACGGGGTCACCCGTTGGCCTCGGTCAGTGTACTGGCAACCCGAAGTGGACAGTGACCTACCTTGGCAGATTGAGCTGGTGGATACGCCCGGCCTGGATGAGGTCGGTGGCGATATTCGCGCCGAGATGGCTCAGACCGTGGCTAACCAGGCCGACCTGATTCTATTTGTGGTGGCGGGGGAGATTACCCAGCTAGAGTACGACGCCCTGGCGGAACTACAGCGCGGGCACAAGCCGCTGCTGCTGGTGTTCAATAAAATTGATCTGTATCCCGAGATCGACCGCCAGGCGGTATATGCCACCCTCAATAGTCTGCGGGCTGAGCTGGGCCGAGATACTCCAGGAGCCAAGTTGGCTGTAGAGGAGGTCGTCATGGTGGCTGCCAGTCCGGCCCCACTTCAGGTGCGGGTAGAATGGCCCGATGGTCGCACCAGTGACGAATGGGAACCCCAGCCCCCTCAAATTGAGCCGTTGCGCCAAGCGCTGTTAGCCATTGTGGGCCAGGATGGCTCTGCCCTGGTAGCCCTCAATGCCCTGCGCCACGCCCGCTCGATCGAGGGCGATATGGTGGACCATGTCAGCCGTTTGCACAGCGATCGCGCCGACGAAACCATCTGGCAGTTTGCCAAGTACAAAGCCGCCGCTGTGGCCCTCAACCCGATCGCGGGGCTGGACCTGCTGGGCGGCGTGCTAATCGATCTGGTAATGATTCGCACCCTGGCGCGACTCTACGGCTTTCCGATCACGGGTCATGAGGCGGGGCGGCTGTGGCGGGCGATTCTCAAAAGCTCGGGTACTCTGCTGCTGAGCGAGCTGGGCAGCGGGCTGCTGGGGGCGGGCAAAACCACCGCTGCCTTGGTCACCCTAGTGGATAGCGTCTCGGGGGTAGCTGCTTTGGCGGGGGCAATGACAGCCCAGGCTAGCGCCGCTGGGTACGGGGCATACACCGTTGGCCAGGCCGCTAAAACCTACCTAGAGCAGGGTTGCACCTGGGGGCCAGAGGGAGTTAGCGCGACCCTAGCGGCTCTACTCAACGACACCCAAACCTCGGCTACCCTAGCTCGTCTACGCCAGGAGGTTGAGGCCGATCTGGTAGCGGTTTCGACACCCCATGGCTAG
- a CDS encoding serine/threonine-protein kinase, whose product MHPTLTPGTTLQNRYRVLQELGHGGFGRTYLAEDLGRFNERCAVKELEPQQGDQFSDKALQLFQREAAILYSIEHPQIPKFQAIFEENQRLFLVQDYIDGVTYRDLLNQRIQQGMAFSEAEVRQFLQQILPVLAHIHSKGIIHRDISPDNVMQRQADSLPVLIDFGVVKEVVTRIQPPGTLSQATSVGKLGYAPSEQMQSGRAYPSSDLYALAVTAIVLLTGKEPQEIFDDVNLSWHLPSTLSPGLIQVLRKATSYRPGDRYQSVSEMAQALGAVGTAPGPAAASTPSQVRTVAVGRQYQPTKVGAATQAPNYTAPVPVAEPATLWENPWAVAVIGGILALLAGLGGWTLVSLLNRTPAPTPVPTPEITLDPQQPQPTPEPTAEPTPETSPVEYSQNLAIQPGSDRTVRGSLRSNETINYRLNAAAGQVLLTRMTGEGVLITVLTPEGEPVDSSAQRVLNWQGTLPVDGEYIVQLRPVQGLEQSDYELEVSLSDQPDPEATVEPDPEPSVEPQPPVEPEPETEPGPNPDANVVEQRVQIPPGQTSVQVSGQVNEARSRRYIVNAQEGQVLALELPSVSGPVTLDVRFPNGELIPDASRVLSWQGQLPSSGDYIVDVSSPRPSNYVLTISAN is encoded by the coding sequence ATGCACCCCACCCTGACCCCTGGTACCACCCTTCAGAACCGCTACCGTGTGCTGCAAGAGCTGGGTCATGGCGGCTTTGGGCGCACCTACCTAGCCGAAGACCTAGGCCGCTTTAACGAACGCTGCGCCGTTAAAGAACTCGAACCTCAGCAGGGCGATCAGTTTTCTGACAAGGCGCTTCAGCTATTTCAGCGCGAAGCCGCCATTCTTTACAGCATTGAACATCCGCAGATCCCTAAGTTTCAGGCCATTTTTGAGGAAAATCAGCGCCTGTTTCTGGTGCAAGATTATATTGACGGTGTCACCTACCGCGACCTGCTCAACCAGCGGATTCAGCAGGGGATGGCTTTCTCAGAGGCCGAGGTGCGGCAGTTCTTGCAGCAGATTTTGCCGGTGCTGGCCCACATTCACAGCAAGGGCATCATTCACCGCGACATTAGCCCCGACAACGTCATGCAGCGCCAGGCCGACAGCCTGCCGGTGCTGATCGACTTTGGAGTGGTTAAAGAAGTCGTCACCCGCATTCAGCCGCCGGGCACCCTGAGCCAGGCCACCTCGGTGGGCAAGCTGGGCTACGCTCCCAGCGAGCAAATGCAGTCGGGCCGGGCCTACCCCAGCAGCGACCTCTACGCCCTGGCGGTGACCGCCATTGTGCTGCTCACTGGGAAAGAACCCCAGGAGATTTTTGACGACGTCAACCTCAGCTGGCATTTGCCTAGCACCCTCAGCCCCGGCCTGATTCAGGTGTTGCGAAAGGCTACCAGCTACCGACCGGGCGATCGCTACCAATCGGTGAGCGAAATGGCTCAGGCTCTCGGTGCCGTGGGCACAGCGCCCGGTCCTGCCGCAGCATCAACGCCCTCTCAGGTGCGAACGGTGGCCGTGGGTCGACAGTATCAGCCGACCAAGGTAGGTGCTGCAACCCAAGCGCCTAACTACACCGCCCCGGTGCCCGTTGCCGAGCCCGCCACTCTGTGGGAAAACCCCTGGGCCGTGGCTGTGATTGGCGGAATTTTGGCTCTGCTGGCGGGCCTCGGCGGCTGGACGTTGGTGAGCCTGCTCAACCGCACCCCGGCCCCGACTCCGGTGCCCACACCTGAGATCACCCTTGACCCCCAGCAGCCTCAGCCCACTCCCGAACCCACGGCTGAGCCTACCCCCGAAACTAGCCCGGTTGAGTACAGCCAAAACCTAGCCATTCAACCGGGGAGCGATCGCACCGTCAGGGGCAGTCTGCGCAGCAACGAAACTATCAACTACCGCCTCAACGCCGCCGCTGGTCAGGTGCTGCTAACCCGCATGACCGGCGAAGGGGTGCTGATCACCGTGCTCACCCCTGAGGGCGAGCCGGTGGATAGCTCGGCCCAGCGCGTACTCAACTGGCAGGGCACCTTGCCCGTCGATGGCGAATATATTGTGCAGTTGCGCCCAGTGCAGGGTCTAGAGCAGAGTGACTACGAGCTAGAGGTGAGTCTCAGCGACCAGCCCGACCCTGAGGCGACTGTTGAGCCCGATCCTGAGCCTAGCGTTGAGCCTCAGCCCCCGGTGGAGCCTGAGCCCGAGACCGAACCGGGGCCAAACCCCGACGCCAACGTGGTTGAGCAGCGGGTGCAAATTCCGCCGGGGCAGACCAGCGTGCAGGTGTCGGGTCAGGTCAATGAAGCCCGCTCGCGCCGCTACATCGTCAATGCTCAGGAGGGGCAGGTGTTGGCCCTAGAGCTGCCCAGCGTCAGCGGCCCGGTCACCCTTGATGTGCGCTTTCCCAACGGCGAGCTGATTCCTGACGCGTCGCGGGTGCTGTCGTGGCAGGGGCAGCTGCCCAGCAGTGGCGACTACATTGTGGATGTGTCGTCGCCCCGCCCGTCTAACTACGTGCTGACGATATCGGCAAATTAA
- a CDS encoding DUF697 domain-containing protein, which translates to MGLGLTGKDDASVLDTETAGTIAGGFLPQLKPMLTLPALLKRPLLVGGLGLSATLALLGSTHINPLDSSTLLSAIAMGSGLWWWRRGVPAPAAPKPIAPPVVDRTRVEIELATLSALIDTLAQEAELASQATTVSAPLTRYRQGHQALGAELDRPTLRVAIAGEPRTGKTTLLTLLTPPSDAAVEKNSSLSFEEVALTATPDWLDYDGLLLITDGDITDSALTLLRERAIAGQGAVLVFNKHDHYDSADQQTILAQLQQRVATLPATVPVVTAAAAPRPIKVRRHQADGTFTETIETPAPAIAGLQAALDRAIVAERSTLVAATVLRRSQALRQQVQTDLNRLRRDRALPLIDQLQWVAGAAAFANPVPTLDLLATVAINGQLILDLGKIYGFNLTLNEAKTAAGTLASLTVKLGLVELSTQVLTAVLKSHFATYLAGGLVQGLSAAYLTHMAGLSLVDYFEQAALAGTPTSELSWDAIAQRLQTTIRQNRQLSLLQTLAKQGIDILKPTPAQLPASTAQPLDLEPIALDAIAETIPATTIPLEPTPPHN; encoded by the coding sequence ATGGGGCTAGGGTTAACGGGCAAAGACGACGCCAGTGTTCTAGATACAGAGACTGCGGGCACCATCGCGGGAGGGTTTCTCCCGCAGCTGAAACCGATGCTGACCCTACCAGCGCTGCTAAAGCGACCGCTGTTGGTGGGCGGTTTAGGCCTTTCTGCTACCCTAGCCCTGCTGGGCAGCACCCACATCAACCCCCTCGATAGCTCGACGTTGCTCAGCGCCATTGCTATGGGCTCGGGTTTATGGTGGTGGCGGCGGGGTGTGCCTGCGCCAGCGGCCCCCAAGCCCATTGCGCCGCCCGTGGTCGATCGCACTCGGGTTGAAATCGAGCTGGCGACGCTGTCGGCTCTGATCGACACCCTGGCCCAGGAAGCTGAGCTAGCCAGTCAAGCAACCACAGTCTCAGCTCCGCTCACCCGCTATCGCCAGGGACACCAAGCCCTAGGGGCAGAACTCGATCGCCCAACGCTGCGGGTGGCGATCGCAGGCGAACCCCGCACCGGCAAAACCACTCTGCTCACCCTGCTCACACCCCCATCCGATGCAGCCGTTGAGAAAAACTCTTCCTTGAGCTTTGAAGAAGTGGCCCTGACCGCCACCCCTGACTGGCTCGACTATGACGGCCTGCTGCTAATCACCGACGGCGACATTACCGACAGCGCCCTCACTCTGCTGCGGGAGCGCGCGATCGCCGGTCAAGGCGCTGTGCTGGTGTTCAACAAGCACGACCACTACGACTCTGCCGACCAGCAGACGATTTTGGCCCAGCTTCAGCAGCGGGTGGCAACCCTGCCCGCCACCGTGCCCGTCGTCACCGCCGCCGCTGCCCCTCGGCCAATTAAGGTGCGCCGTCACCAGGCCGACGGCACATTTACAGAAACTATAGAAACACCTGCCCCCGCGATCGCTGGGCTTCAGGCTGCCCTCGATCGCGCCATAGTTGCTGAGCGATCAACCCTAGTTGCGGCCACGGTGCTGCGCCGCAGTCAGGCCCTGCGCCAGCAGGTGCAAACCGACCTCAACCGCCTGCGCCGCGATCGCGCCCTGCCCTTGATAGACCAGCTTCAGTGGGTAGCCGGGGCCGCTGCCTTTGCCAACCCCGTACCCACCCTCGACCTGCTGGCCACCGTCGCCATTAACGGCCAGCTGATTCTCGATCTGGGCAAAATCTACGGCTTTAACCTTACTCTCAACGAGGCTAAAACCGCCGCCGGCACCCTGGCTAGCCTCACCGTCAAGCTAGGCCTGGTTGAACTCTCGACCCAGGTGCTCACCGCCGTACTCAAAAGCCACTTCGCCACCTACCTGGCCGGAGGCCTGGTGCAAGGACTCAGCGCCGCCTACCTTACCCACATGGCCGGCCTCAGCCTGGTCGACTACTTTGAGCAAGCCGCCCTAGCCGGCACCCCCACCAGCGAACTGTCCTGGGACGCGATCGCCCAGCGCCTGCAAACCACCATCCGCCAAAACCGCCAGCTCAGCCTGCTGCAAACCCTCGCCAAACAGGGCATCGACATTCTCAAGCCCACCCCTGCCCAGCTCCCCGCCAGCACCGCCCAACCCCTCGACCTCGAACCGATCGCCCTCGATGCGATCGCCGAAACCATCCCCGCCACCACCATCCCCCTCGAACCCACCCCACCCCACAACTAA